A genomic region of Micromonospora sp. NBC_01796 contains the following coding sequences:
- a CDS encoding STM4013/SEN3800 family hydrolase, producing the protein MRDLIGSHDLLFVTLDTLRYDVAAELAETGRTPNLARALPGGWERRHSPASFTYAAHQAFFAGFLPTPTTPGPHPRLFAAAFPGSESTGDETWVFDAPDVVTGLAAAGYHTVCVGGVGFFNRKPPLGAVLPGLFAESHWEPEFGVAAPGCFEAQLDRIATVVPTVPDEQPLFLFVNVAAMHQPNRHYLPGAERDNRDSHAAALEYVDRHIGRLFALASSRDRNCLVVLCADHGTAYGEDGHSGHRLGHEVVWTVPYGQFVLEPGAWGKPGDWE; encoded by the coding sequence ATGAGGGACCTGATCGGCAGCCACGACCTGCTGTTCGTCACCCTGGACACGCTGCGCTACGACGTGGCCGCCGAACTCGCCGAGACCGGGCGGACCCCGAACCTGGCCCGTGCGCTGCCCGGCGGATGGGAACGTCGGCACAGCCCGGCAAGCTTCACCTACGCCGCACACCAGGCGTTCTTCGCCGGCTTCCTGCCGACCCCGACCACACCGGGACCGCACCCCCGGCTGTTCGCGGCGGCCTTCCCCGGCAGTGAGAGCACCGGCGACGAGACCTGGGTCTTCGACGCTCCGGACGTGGTGACCGGGCTCGCCGCCGCCGGCTACCACACCGTCTGCGTCGGCGGGGTCGGCTTCTTCAACCGCAAACCACCGCTCGGCGCGGTGCTGCCGGGACTCTTCGCCGAGTCGCACTGGGAACCCGAGTTCGGGGTCGCCGCACCGGGTTGCTTCGAGGCGCAACTCGACCGGATCGCGACCGTCGTACCGACCGTCCCGGACGAGCAGCCGCTGTTCCTGTTCGTCAACGTGGCCGCGATGCACCAGCCGAACCGGCACTACCTGCCCGGCGCCGAACGGGACAACCGGGACAGCCACGCCGCCGCCCTGGAGTACGTCGACCGGCACATCGGCCGGCTCTTCGCCCTGGCCAGCTCCCGTGACCGGAACTGCCTGGTGGTGCTCTGCGCCGACCACGGCACCGCGTACGGCGAGGACGGCCACAGTGGACACCGGCTCGGCCACGAGGTGGTGTGGACGGTGCCGTACGGGCAGTTCGTGCTGGAGCCGGGCGCCTGGGGCAAACCGGGGGACTGGGAGTGA
- a CDS encoding GNAT family N-acetyltransferase, whose protein sequence is MDTEPSWRVLTPDDLPAVAALARRCLAGDGGLPLVADPSFLARRFAADGGVARGAVDAAGTVVAAGAIRPQDTNGVRRAVATGLVDPAHRGRGLGGALLDWVLDPALVGADRITLETESLTDRASALFAARGLRQTFAEDVLRFDLAAAEPPRIDLPAGLGVRPWSAELAERFFAVYHAAFAERPGYPGWSVGQWVEWTTDDEDFRPEWTLLATDETGADLGFVSAAVGWVVQVGVRPQARGRGLGAALVVEALTRMRAAGSVEVLLDVNVDNPAAHLYRRLGFTDLGRRARFEPAG, encoded by the coding sequence GTGGACACCGAACCGAGTTGGCGGGTGCTGACCCCCGACGACCTCCCGGCGGTCGCCGCCCTCGCCCGGCGCTGCCTGGCCGGCGACGGGGGACTGCCGCTGGTGGCCGACCCGTCGTTCCTGGCCCGCCGCTTCGCCGCCGACGGCGGTGTGGCCCGGGGCGCGGTCGACGCGGCGGGCACGGTCGTCGCCGCCGGCGCGATCCGACCCCAGGACACCAACGGGGTACGCCGAGCCGTCGCCACCGGCCTGGTCGACCCGGCCCACCGGGGGCGGGGGCTGGGCGGTGCCCTGCTCGACTGGGTGCTCGACCCGGCGCTGGTCGGCGCGGACCGGATCACCCTGGAAACCGAGTCGCTCACCGACCGGGCGTCGGCCCTGTTCGCCGCCCGTGGCCTGCGGCAGACGTTCGCCGAGGACGTCCTCCGGTTCGACCTCGCCGCCGCCGAACCGCCCCGGATCGACCTGCCGGCCGGGCTGGGCGTACGGCCGTGGTCGGCGGAACTGGCCGAGCGGTTCTTCGCCGTCTACCACGCCGCGTTCGCCGAGCGACCCGGTTATCCCGGCTGGTCGGTCGGGCAGTGGGTGGAGTGGACCACCGACGACGAGGACTTCCGGCCGGAGTGGACCCTGCTCGCCACCGACGAGACCGGTGCCGACCTGGGGTTCGTCAGCGCCGCCGTGGGGTGGGTCGTGCAGGTGGGCGTACGCCCGCAGGCGCGGGGCCGGGGGCTGGGGGCCGCACTGGTGGTCGAGGCGCTCACCCGGATGCGGGCCGCCGGATCGGTCGAGGTGCTGCTCGACGTCAACGTGGACAATCCCGCCGCGCACCTGTACCGACGCCTCGGCTTCACCGACCTGGGCCGCCGAGCCCGCTTCGAACCGGCCGGATAG
- a CDS encoding MBL fold metallo-hydrolase — MRLTKLGHACVRLEQDGTTLVVDPGAFSDPGALAGADAVLITHEHPDHFVEDKIRAAVQAEPQLRVFANRSVGGKLDGLGDRLRVVGEGDTFSVNGVEIAVYGELHAVIHPDIPRLTNIGYLVDGQLFHPGDALTVPDRPISTLMLPAHAPWSKTAELIDYVREVQPGRVVPVHDAGLSDIGRGMVQNLVGGGGPKTDVSYQPVPDGETVEV; from the coding sequence ATGCGACTGACGAAGTTGGGGCACGCCTGTGTCCGGTTGGAGCAGGACGGGACCACGCTGGTGGTCGATCCGGGGGCGTTCAGCGATCCGGGCGCCCTGGCCGGCGCGGACGCCGTACTGATCACGCACGAGCACCCGGACCACTTCGTCGAGGACAAGATCCGGGCGGCGGTGCAGGCCGAACCGCAGCTCCGGGTGTTCGCCAACCGTTCGGTGGGCGGGAAGCTCGACGGGCTCGGCGACCGGCTCCGGGTGGTCGGCGAGGGCGACACCTTCTCGGTCAACGGCGTCGAGATCGCCGTGTACGGCGAACTGCACGCGGTGATCCACCCGGACATCCCCCGGCTGACCAACATCGGGTACCTCGTCGACGGTCAGCTCTTCCACCCCGGCGACGCGCTGACCGTACCGGACCGGCCGATCAGCACCCTGATGCTGCCGGCGCACGCCCCGTGGTCGAAGACCGCCGAGCTGATCGACTACGTACGCGAGGTGCAACCGGGTCGGGTCGTCCCGGTGCACGACGCCGGGTTGAGCGACATCGGCCGCGGCATGGTCCAGAACCTGGTCGGCGGGGGTGGCCCGAAGACCGACGTGTCGTACCAGCCGGTGCCCGACGGGGAGACCGTGGAGGTCTGA
- a CDS encoding STM4012 family radical SAM protein, translated as MNEVDGLDGSPYQGYLYAYPHKTAYRPLRPRPALRDVWAGEPVDALFLYLHLPFCEMRCGFCNLFTRANPPAEQVRGYLDQLARQADRVRDALGADADFARVAIGGGTPTYLTAAELTEMFDVLAGFGARLGAVPMAVETSPATATPDRIAVLAERGTTRISIGVQSFLDTEAHAAGRPQRREEVERALATIRGHRTVELNLDLIYGIPGQTARTWAQSLTAALDWRPEEIFLYPLYVRPLTGLGRRGTTTEVAPLDGAPGSRDESWDNQRLDLFRQGRDTLRAAGYRQLSLRHFRRADLPADDGSGGAGSGGDRPDYCCQDDGMVGLGCGARSYTTDLHYSFDYAVGIGQVRAIIDDYLRRPASDFEVAEVGFRLDGVEQRRRWLVKSLLRAEGFAPTAYRERFGTAVGDDFPQLARLGDRGWLSGDPGGTERLALTDAGLERADAIGPWLVSGPVRTAMAEYALR; from the coding sequence GTGAACGAGGTGGACGGGCTCGACGGGTCGCCGTACCAGGGCTACCTGTACGCGTACCCGCACAAGACCGCGTACCGCCCACTGCGGCCCCGGCCGGCGCTGCGTGACGTCTGGGCCGGTGAGCCCGTCGACGCCCTCTTCCTCTACCTGCATCTGCCGTTCTGCGAGATGCGGTGCGGCTTCTGCAACCTGTTCACCCGCGCCAATCCCCCGGCCGAGCAGGTGCGCGGCTACCTCGACCAGTTGGCCCGGCAGGCCGACCGCGTACGCGACGCGCTCGGCGCCGACGCCGACTTCGCCCGGGTGGCGATCGGCGGGGGCACCCCGACGTACCTGACCGCGGCCGAGCTGACCGAGATGTTCGACGTACTGGCCGGGTTCGGTGCCCGGCTCGGTGCGGTGCCGATGGCGGTCGAGACGTCTCCGGCGACCGCCACCCCGGACCGGATCGCCGTGCTCGCCGAGCGGGGCACCACCCGGATCAGCATCGGGGTACAGAGCTTCCTGGACACCGAGGCGCACGCCGCCGGCCGCCCCCAGCGGCGGGAGGAGGTGGAGCGGGCCCTTGCCACCATCCGGGGGCACCGGACGGTGGAGCTGAACCTCGACCTGATCTACGGGATACCGGGGCAGACGGCCCGTACCTGGGCACAGTCGCTGACCGCCGCGCTGGACTGGCGACCGGAGGAGATCTTCCTCTACCCGCTCTACGTACGTCCCCTGACCGGGTTGGGCCGGCGCGGCACCACGACCGAGGTCGCCCCGCTCGACGGCGCGCCCGGCAGCCGCGACGAAAGCTGGGACAACCAGCGGCTCGACCTCTTCCGGCAGGGACGGGACACGCTCAGGGCGGCCGGCTACCGGCAGCTCTCGCTGCGCCACTTCCGCCGGGCCGACCTGCCCGCTGACGACGGGAGCGGTGGCGCCGGGAGCGGCGGCGACCGGCCCGACTACTGCTGCCAGGACGACGGGATGGTGGGGCTCGGTTGCGGTGCCCGGTCGTACACCACCGACCTGCACTACTCCTTCGACTACGCGGTCGGGATCGGCCAGGTCCGGGCCATCATCGACGACTACCTGCGCCGCCCGGCCAGCGACTTCGAGGTGGCCGAGGTGGGTTTCCGGCTCGACGGGGTGGAGCAGCGGCGGCGGTGGCTGGTGAAGTCGTTGCTCCGGGCCGAGGGGTTCGCGCCGACGGCGTACCGGGAGCGGTTCGGCACCGCGGTCGGTGACGACTTCCCCCAGCTCGCCCGGCTCGGTGACCGGGGTTGGCTCAGCGGCGACCCGGGCGGCACCGAGCGGCTCGCGCTGACGGACGCCGGGCTGGAACGGGCCGACGCGATCGGCCCGTGGCTGGTCTCCGGCCCGGTACGCACCGCGATGGCGGAGTACGCACTGCGGTGA
- a CDS encoding STM4014 family protein, whose product MTTGVPLLVVGNPDNRRVGMFRAAAVPAWPGPVRTLPWRELARGPVRLPDRAVVRVDSPGEDPEVDRLLRGADTPAAHGEIVGAAAWYAGLRAGLDRLATAARDAGATLLNDPGDIAVMFDKRACHARLTGAGIPVPAALPAAPADYGDLRAMMRTTGWARVFVKPAHGSSASGVLALETASGRVQATTSVELAADGRLFNSLRVRRYRTEREVAAIVDRLAPDGLHVERWFPKAGLGGRTVDLRVLVVAGEPGHVVVRSSRGPLTNLHLGNNRGDLAEVRAAMGEPAYAAALDTCVRAAACFPRSLHAGVDLMIGTDWRRHMVAEVNAFGDLLPNLVDHAGRDGYAAQLHALHSGRFDRWTARDRTPERAVAMAAGRRGWVG is encoded by the coding sequence ATGACCACCGGCGTACCGCTGCTGGTCGTCGGCAACCCGGACAACCGGCGGGTCGGGATGTTCCGGGCCGCCGCCGTACCCGCCTGGCCCGGTCCGGTGCGGACGCTGCCCTGGCGGGAGTTGGCCCGGGGCCCGGTCCGGCTGCCCGACCGGGCGGTGGTCCGGGTCGACTCGCCCGGCGAGGACCCGGAGGTCGACCGGCTCCTGCGGGGCGCCGACACACCCGCGGCACACGGCGAGATCGTCGGCGCCGCCGCCTGGTACGCGGGGCTGCGCGCCGGGCTGGACCGGCTCGCCACCGCCGCACGGGACGCCGGGGCGACCCTGCTCAACGATCCCGGCGACATCGCCGTCATGTTCGACAAACGCGCCTGCCACGCGCGGCTGACCGGGGCCGGGATACCGGTACCGGCCGCACTGCCGGCCGCACCCGCCGACTACGGCGACCTGCGCGCGATGATGCGTACCACCGGGTGGGCCCGGGTGTTCGTCAAGCCCGCGCACGGGTCGTCCGCGTCCGGCGTACTGGCCCTGGAGACCGCGTCGGGCCGGGTGCAGGCGACCACCTCGGTGGAACTCGCCGCCGACGGTCGGCTGTTCAACTCGCTGCGGGTGCGCCGCTACCGCACCGAACGGGAGGTGGCCGCGATCGTCGACCGGCTCGCACCGGACGGGCTGCACGTCGAGCGGTGGTTTCCCAAGGCCGGGCTGGGCGGGCGGACGGTCGACCTGCGGGTCCTGGTGGTCGCCGGGGAGCCGGGACACGTGGTGGTCCGGTCCAGCCGAGGGCCACTGACCAACCTGCACCTGGGCAACAACCGCGGCGACCTGGCCGAGGTCCGCGCGGCGATGGGAGAACCGGCGTACGCGGCCGCGCTGGACACCTGCGTACGCGCCGCCGCCTGCTTTCCCCGCAGCCTGCACGCCGGGGTCGACCTGATGATCGGCACCGACTGGCGGCGGCATATGGTGGCCGAGGTGAACGCGTTCGGCGACCTCCTGCCCAACCTGGTCGACCACGCGGGCAGGGACGGTTACGCCGCCCAACTGCACGCGCTGCACAGCGGCCGGTTCGACCGGTGGACCGCGCGCGATCGGACGCCGGAGCGGGCGGTGGCGATGGCCGCCGGCCGGAGGGGGTGGGTCGGATGA
- the uvrB gene encoding excinuclease ABC subunit UvrB, giving the protein MALDIPRLDGRFEVISEFRPSGDQPTAINDLEQRVRRGDRHSVLLGATGTGKSATTAWLVERLQRPTLVVAPNKTLCAQLAKEFSELLPNNAVEYFVSYYDYYQPEAYIPQTDTYIEKDSSINEEVERLRHSATMSLLTRRDVIVVATVSAIYGLGTPDEYLDRAVRIKVGQEFERDKLLRRLVDIQYTRNDMAFNRGTFRVRGDTLEIIPAYEELALRVEFFGDEVEKLYYLHPLTGEVVREVDHLLIFPATHYAAGPERMERAVRGIEAELTERLADLERQGKLLEAQRLRMRTTYDLEMMRQVGFCSGIENYSMHIDGREPGSPPHCLLDYFPDDFLTVVDESHVTIPQIGGMFEGDASRKRMLIDHGFRLPSAADNRPLRFDEFLERVGQMVFLSATPGNWEMEQAQGEFVEQVIRPTGLVDPEVIVKPTKGQIDDLMHEIKLRTDRDERVLVTTLTKKMAEDLSDYLLEHGIRVRYLHSEVDTLRRVELLRELRKGDYDVLVGINLLREGLDLPEVSLVAILDADKEGFLRSGRSLIQTIGRAARNVSGQVHMYADKMTPSMANAIDETNRRRAKQVAHNEANGITPEPLRKKIHDILDDIYREAEDTENTRVGGAVRQLSRGKAPVPETRSKAVRGSSGPVRAGMARAEMAQLIQELNDQMLAAARELQFELAARIRDEVQEMKKELRGMDATGVQ; this is encoded by the coding sequence ATGGCGCTCGACATCCCACGACTCGACGGCCGGTTCGAGGTCATCAGCGAATTCCGACCCTCCGGCGACCAGCCGACGGCGATCAACGATCTTGAGCAGCGGGTGCGGCGGGGCGATCGCCATTCGGTGCTGCTCGGCGCGACCGGCACCGGCAAGAGCGCGACCACCGCGTGGCTGGTCGAGCGGTTGCAGCGGCCGACCCTGGTGGTGGCACCCAACAAGACGCTCTGCGCGCAGCTCGCCAAGGAGTTCAGCGAGCTGCTGCCGAACAACGCGGTCGAATACTTCGTCTCGTACTACGACTACTACCAGCCCGAGGCGTACATCCCGCAGACCGACACCTACATCGAGAAGGACTCCTCGATCAACGAGGAGGTCGAGCGGCTGCGGCACTCGGCCACCATGTCCCTGCTCACCCGCCGGGACGTGATCGTGGTGGCGACGGTGTCGGCGATCTACGGGCTGGGCACCCCGGACGAATACCTCGACCGGGCGGTGCGGATCAAGGTCGGGCAGGAGTTCGAGCGGGACAAGCTGCTCCGCCGGCTGGTCGACATCCAGTACACCCGCAACGACATGGCCTTCAACCGGGGCACCTTCCGGGTCCGGGGTGACACCCTGGAGATCATCCCCGCGTACGAGGAGCTGGCCCTGCGGGTCGAGTTCTTCGGTGACGAGGTGGAGAAGCTCTACTACCTGCACCCGCTCACCGGCGAGGTGGTCCGCGAGGTCGACCACCTGCTGATCTTCCCCGCCACCCACTACGCGGCCGGTCCCGAGCGGATGGAGCGGGCGGTGCGCGGCATCGAGGCCGAGCTGACCGAGCGGCTGGCCGACCTGGAGCGGCAGGGCAAGCTGCTCGAAGCGCAGCGGCTGCGGATGCGGACCACCTACGACCTCGAGATGATGCGCCAGGTCGGGTTCTGCTCCGGCATCGAGAACTACTCCATGCACATCGACGGCCGCGAGCCCGGCAGCCCACCGCACTGCCTGCTCGACTACTTCCCGGACGACTTCCTCACCGTGGTCGACGAGTCGCACGTGACCATCCCGCAGATCGGCGGGATGTTCGAGGGCGACGCGTCGCGCAAGCGGATGCTGATCGACCACGGTTTCCGGCTGCCCAGCGCCGCCGACAACCGCCCGCTGCGGTTCGACGAGTTCCTCGAACGGGTCGGCCAGATGGTCTTCCTCTCCGCCACCCCCGGCAACTGGGAGATGGAGCAGGCCCAGGGCGAGTTCGTCGAGCAGGTCATCCGGCCGACCGGGCTGGTCGACCCCGAGGTGATCGTCAAGCCCACCAAGGGGCAGATCGACGACCTGATGCACGAGATCAAGCTGCGTACCGACCGGGACGAGCGGGTGCTGGTCACCACGCTGACCAAGAAGATGGCCGAGGACCTCTCCGACTACCTGCTGGAGCACGGCATCCGGGTCCGCTACCTGCACTCGGAGGTCGACACGCTGCGCCGGGTCGAGCTGCTGCGCGAGCTGCGCAAGGGCGACTACGACGTGCTGGTCGGCATCAACCTGCTCCGTGAGGGGCTGGACCTGCCCGAGGTCTCCCTGGTCGCGATCCTCGACGCGGACAAGGAGGGCTTCCTGCGCAGCGGCCGGTCCCTCATCCAGACCATCGGCCGGGCCGCCCGGAACGTCTCCGGCCAGGTGCACATGTACGCCGACAAGATGACCCCGTCGATGGCCAACGCGATCGACGAGACCAACCGGCGCCGGGCCAAGCAGGTCGCGCACAACGAGGCCAACGGGATCACCCCCGAACCGCTCCGGAAGAAGATCCACGACATCCTGGACGACATCTACCGGGAGGCCGAGGACACCGAGAACACCCGGGTCGGCGGTGCCGTACGGCAGCTCTCCCGGGGCAAGGCACCGGTGCCGGAGACCCGCAGCAAGGCCGTTCGGGGCAGCTCCGGTCCGGTCCGCGCCGGGATGGCCCGCGCCGAGATGGCCCAGCTCATCCAGGAACTCAACGACCAGATGCTGGCCGCCGCCCGGGAGTTGCAGTTCGAGTTGGCGGCCCGGATCCGGGACGAGGTCCAGGAGATGAAGAAGGAACTGCGCGGAATGGACGCGACCGGGGTGCAGTAG
- the coaE gene encoding dephospho-CoA kinase: MLMVGLTGGIGSGKSVVATRLAGLGAVLIDADRIAREVVAPGTEGLAEIVATFGDRVLAADGSLDRAALGALVFDDEPARRQLERITHPRVRTRTAELAAGAPADAIVVNDVPLLVEAGLAPTYHLVVVVSADRDTRVDRLVRDRGMSVEQAEQRIRAQTGDQQRRAAADVVLTNDADLADLYARVDDLWRDRLVPYERHLRDRIAVRGGTVVLTEADPDWPVQYQRLAARIRHAVRPADLRVDHIGSTSVPGLAAKNVIDIQLTVESLDQADALAGPLADAGFPRCAGDWWDQPRHADGGARWEKRLHGSADPARPVNLHLRVDGSPGWRYALLMRDHLRADEEQRAGYQALKRGLAAGGPDTASYTAAKEPWFDGEHLLAERWAAATDWRP, from the coding sequence GTGCTGATGGTCGGACTCACCGGTGGCATCGGATCGGGCAAGAGCGTCGTCGCCACCCGGCTGGCCGGGCTCGGCGCGGTGCTCATCGACGCCGACCGGATCGCCCGCGAGGTGGTCGCCCCCGGAACCGAGGGGCTGGCCGAGATCGTGGCGACCTTCGGCGACCGGGTGCTCGCCGCCGACGGCAGCCTGGACCGGGCGGCACTCGGCGCCCTCGTCTTCGACGACGAACCCGCCCGGCGGCAACTGGAGCGGATCACCCATCCGAGGGTCCGGACCCGTACCGCCGAACTCGCCGCCGGGGCACCCGCCGACGCGATAGTGGTCAACGACGTACCGCTGCTGGTCGAGGCGGGGCTCGCGCCGACGTACCATCTCGTGGTCGTGGTGAGCGCGGACCGGGACACCCGGGTGGACCGGCTGGTCCGCGACCGGGGGATGAGCGTCGAGCAGGCGGAGCAGCGGATCCGGGCCCAGACCGGTGACCAGCAGCGGCGGGCCGCCGCCGACGTGGTGCTGACCAACGACGCGGACCTGGCCGACCTGTACGCGCGGGTGGACGACCTCTGGCGGGACCGGCTGGTGCCCTACGAGCGTCACCTGCGCGACCGGATCGCGGTCCGGGGCGGGACGGTGGTCCTCACCGAGGCCGACCCCGACTGGCCGGTCCAGTACCAGCGGCTGGCCGCCCGGATCCGGCACGCGGTACGCCCCGCGGATCTCCGGGTCGACCACATCGGCTCCACCTCGGTGCCCGGACTGGCCGCCAAGAACGTGATCGACATCCAGCTCACCGTCGAGTCCCTGGACCAGGCCGACGCGCTCGCCGGCCCGCTCGCCGACGCCGGGTTCCCCCGGTGCGCCGGCGACTGGTGGGACCAGCCCCGGCACGCGGACGGCGGGGCGCGGTGGGAGAAGCGGCTGCACGGCAGCGCCGACCCGGCCCGGCCGGTCAACCTGCACCTGCGGGTCGACGGCTCGCCGGGCTGGCGCTACGCCCTGCTGATGCGCGACCACCTCCGGGCCGACGAGGAGCAGCGCGCCGGTTACCAGGCGCTCAAGCGGGGCCTTGCCGCCGGCGGCCCGGACACCGCCAGCTACACGGCTGCCAAGGAACCCTGGTTCGACGGTGAGCACCTGCTGGCCGAGCGGTGGGCGGCGGCCACCGACTGGCGCCCCTGA
- a CDS encoding STM4015 family protein has translation MIGGHLTEFGGLPVHEFDPDAPLPPDPSAVAWRIEAFEDDENWEEIPSPAFQQRFEEFLDAVDPKSVTALVLGAWGYAAFNDPPYAQLCAAADRLTGLRALFLGDMVSEECEISWIRQGDLTPVLEAYPALEVLRVRGSGTHDCLLRLRPVRHGSLRELAFESGGLPAELVRAVGECDLPALTHLELWLGTDNYGGDATVEDLAPILAGTRLPALTYLGLRDAEIADQVAAALAGAPVVARLHTLDLSLGMLGDRGAAALLAGQPLTHLRRLNLNHHFVTDDLAARLVAELPAVDVDLTEGNDADDEDEYFVAVAE, from the coding sequence ATGATCGGGGGGCACCTGACCGAGTTCGGCGGCCTTCCGGTGCACGAGTTCGACCCGGACGCGCCGCTGCCCCCGGACCCCTCGGCGGTCGCCTGGCGGATCGAGGCATTCGAGGACGACGAGAACTGGGAGGAGATCCCCTCGCCGGCCTTCCAGCAGCGGTTCGAGGAGTTCCTCGACGCGGTCGACCCGAAGTCGGTCACCGCGCTGGTCCTCGGCGCGTGGGGGTACGCCGCGTTCAACGACCCGCCCTACGCCCAGCTCTGCGCCGCGGCCGACCGGTTGACCGGGCTGCGGGCGCTGTTCCTCGGCGACATGGTCAGCGAGGAGTGCGAGATCTCCTGGATCCGCCAGGGTGACCTGACGCCGGTCCTGGAGGCGTACCCGGCGCTGGAGGTGTTGCGGGTCCGGGGTTCCGGAACCCACGACTGCCTGCTCCGGCTCCGCCCGGTACGCCACGGGTCGCTGCGGGAGTTGGCGTTCGAGTCCGGTGGGCTCCCCGCCGAACTCGTCCGGGCGGTCGGCGAGTGCGACCTGCCCGCACTGACCCACCTGGAGCTGTGGCTCGGCACCGACAACTACGGCGGTGACGCCACCGTGGAGGACCTGGCCCCGATCCTGGCCGGGACCAGGCTGCCCGCGCTGACCTACCTCGGCCTGCGGGACGCCGAGATCGCCGACCAGGTCGCGGCGGCGCTCGCCGGTGCGCCGGTGGTGGCCAGGCTGCACACCCTGGACCTGTCGCTGGGCATGCTCGGCGACCGGGGCGCGGCGGCGCTGCTCGCCGGGCAGCCGCTGACCCACCTGCGCCGGCTCAACCTCAACCACCACTTCGTCACCGACGACCTGGCCGCCCGGCTGGTCGCCGAACTGCCCGCGGTGGACGTCGACCTGACCGAGGGCAACGACGCCGACGACGAGGACGAGTACTTCGTGGCCGTGGCGGAATGA
- a CDS encoding STM4015 family protein, with amino-acid sequence MTINTHLTEFAGRPVVVFDPSEALPSDPGAVAWRLTADYDTSAGDFAGLVEQFLGKVEPASVQALIIGQWGSAYEEEAPVELLVGLADRLTGLRALFLGEMTFEECEISWIQQADVTPLLVAYPELETLRVRGADGLVVTPTRHEALRELAFESGGLPAAVVRAVGECDLPGLTHLELWLGTDNYGGDATVEDLAPILAGTRLPALTYLGLRDAEIADPVAAALAGAPVVARLQTLDLSLGILSDTGAAALLAGQPLTHLRRLDLHHHFITPELAARLVEELPGVEVDLTDVQEADSDGDRYVDVAE; translated from the coding sequence ATGACCATCAACACCCACCTCACCGAATTCGCCGGCCGGCCGGTTGTTGTCTTCGATCCGTCGGAGGCCCTGCCGTCCGATCCCGGTGCGGTGGCCTGGCGGCTCACCGCCGACTACGACACGTCCGCCGGGGACTTCGCCGGCCTGGTCGAGCAGTTCCTCGGCAAGGTCGAGCCGGCCTCGGTCCAGGCGTTGATCATCGGCCAGTGGGGTTCCGCGTACGAGGAGGAGGCCCCGGTCGAGCTGCTGGTCGGACTCGCCGACCGGTTGACCGGGCTGCGGGCGCTCTTCCTCGGCGAGATGACCTTCGAGGAGTGCGAGATCTCCTGGATCCAGCAGGCGGACGTGACTCCGCTGCTGGTCGCGTACCCGGAGTTGGAAACCCTGCGGGTGCGCGGCGCGGACGGGCTGGTGGTCACACCGACCCGGCACGAGGCCCTGCGGGAGTTGGCGTTCGAGTCCGGTGGCCTGCCCGCGGCGGTGGTCCGGGCGGTCGGTGAGTGTGACCTGCCGGGGTTGACCCACCTGGAGCTGTGGCTCGGCACCGACAACTACGGCGGTGACGCCACCGTGGAGGACCTGGCCCCGATCCTGGCCGGGACCAGGCTGCCCGCGCTGACCTACCTCGGGTTGCGGGACGCCGAGATCGCCGACCCGGTGGCGGCGGCGCTGGCCGGTGCGCCGGTGGTGGCCCGGCTGCAGACCCTGGACCTGTCGCTGGGCATCCTCTCCGACACCGGTGCCGCGGCCCTGCTGGCCGGGCAGCCGCTGACCCACCTGCGTCGGCTCGACCTGCACCACCACTTCATCACCCCGGAACTGGCCGCCCGGCTGGTCGAGGAACTGCCCGGGGTCGAGGTCGACCTCACCGACGTCCAGGAGGCCGACAGCGACGGCGACCGGTACGTGGACGTGGCCGAATGA